A part of Arachis hypogaea cultivar Tifrunner chromosome 12, arahy.Tifrunner.gnm2.J5K5, whole genome shotgun sequence genomic DNA contains:
- the LOC112727810 gene encoding ribulose bisphosphate carboxylase/oxygenase activase 2, chloroplastic — MATSAVGAINLLPLKLSGSSSGAPPTTNSAFFGTSLKRVSSVVSNQRNLSGGNFKVCAGIEYDEEKQTSKDRWGGLAYDTSDDQQDITRGKGMVDSLFQNTMDSGTHYAVMSSYDYISTGLRQYNLDNTIDGFYIAPAFMDKVVVHITKNFLNLPNIKVPLILGIWGGKGQGKSFQCELVFAKMGINPIMMSAGELESGNAGEPAKLIRQRYREAADIIKKGKMCCLFINDLDAGAGRMGGTTQYTVNNQMVNATLMNIADNPTNVQLPGMYNKEENPRVPVIVTGNDFSTLYAPLIRDGRMEKFYWAPTREDRIGVCQGIFRTDNVPKEDIVRLVDTFPGQSIDFFGAVRARVYDDEVRNWISSVGVESIGKRLVNSKEGPPVFEQPKMTIEKLLEYGNMLVQEQENVKRVQLADKYLNEAALGEENEDAIKTGNFYGKGAQQVHIPIPEGCTDPVAENYDPTARSDDGSCTYKF; from the exons ATGGCAACTTCAGCTGTTGGAGCCATCAACTTGCTACCG TTGAAACTGAGTGGATCAAGCAGTGGTGCACCTCCAACAACAAACTCAGCATTCTTTGGAACCAGCTTGAAGAGAGTGAGTTCTGTAGTTTCAAACCAGAGGAATTTGTCTGGCGGGAACTTTAAGGTTTGCGCTGGAATCGAATACGATGAGGAGAAGCAGACGTCGAAGGACAGATGGGGTGGACTTGCCTATGACACTTCAGATGATCAACAAGATATCACAAGAGGAAAAGGAATGGTGGACTCTCTCTTCCAAAACACCATGGATAGTGGCACTCACTATGCTGTCATGAGTTCTTATGATTACATCAGTACCGGTCTTCGCCA GTACAATTTGGACAACACCATCGATGGTTTCTATATTGCTCCTGCATTCATGGACAAGGTTGTAGTTCACATCACCAAGAACTTTTTGAACTTGCCAAATATTAAAGTTCCTCTTATTTTGGGAATTTGGGGTGGCAAAGGTCAAGGGAAGTCTTTTCAATGTGAACTTGTCTTTGCCAAGATGGGAATCAA CCCTATAATGATGAGTGCTGGAGAATTGGAAAGTGGAAATGCCGGAGAGCCTGCAAAGTTGATCAGGCAAAGGTATCGCGAGGCGGCGGACATAATTAAGAAAGGAAAGATGTGCTGCCTCTTCATCAATGATCTTGATGCAGGGGCTGGTAGAATGGGTGGAACAACCCAATACACAGTTAACAACCAAATGGTAAATGCCACACTCATGAACATTGCTGATAACCCAACCAATGTTCAACTTCCTGGTATGTACAACAAGGAGGAGAATCCGCGTGTCCCCGTCATTGTCACCGGTAATGACTTCTCAACATTGTATGCTCCTCTCATTCGCGACGGACGTATGGAGAAATTCTATTGGGCGCCGACTCGAGAAGACCGGATTGGTGTCTGCCAAGGTATTTTCAGGACAGATAATGTTCCCAAAGAGGACATTGTAAGGCTTGTTGACACCTTCCCTGGTCAATCTATTG ACTTCTTTGGTGCCGTGAGGGCTAGAGTGTATGATGATGAAGTCAGGAATTGGATCTCTAGTGTTGGGGTGGAAAGCATTGGGAAAAGGCTTGTGAACTCAAAGGAGGGACCTCCAGTTTTCGAGCAACCGAAGATGACAATCGAGAAGCTTCTCGAGTACGGAAACATGCTTGTCCAAGAGCAAGAGAATGTCAAGAGGGTTCAATTGGCTGACAAGTACCTCAATGAGGCAGCTCTtggagaagaaaatgaagatgccATAAAAACCGGAAACTTCTATG GAAAAGGAGCTCAACAGGTTCATATTCCCATCCCTGAAGGTTGCACTGACCCTGTTGCAGAAAACTATGATCCAACAGCCAGAAGTGATGATGGAAGCTGCACATACAAATTTTAG